The Flavobacterium sp. HJ-32-4 genome contains a region encoding:
- a CDS encoding nucleoid-associated protein — translation MAKESVLSLAEKQSIVIKEFIFHIIVQEEEEPRYLDAVTISDEQKQFFRDRLIDVSQGNQFIFADKTTGATYKLCQKLLENTSQNFLEVSKSLTADFKSRHSKNTSDGVFITALAEIDGKRNLIFLVKLDHKKVYRYKVKDATALLEEIKNTFIEDKSAVQKVALIDVTDYYIWDVLAYDRAKPGSLTDYFKNFLSVKPRDTPSKWTTDAIQLPNRWASANRDILDPEQQPYHYKERAITYLSTSSMFSTDEYIDFVVIDEDENRREILKESFRSYMIETGLHGQEFPPNKGSINRKTKRNTVKTSEGVTLQWTGSAEDANINIPQKSEDGLYHIAITSHSITYM, via the coding sequence ATGGCAAAAGAAAGCGTGCTATCGTTAGCTGAGAAGCAAAGTATTGTTATTAAGGAATTTATTTTCCACATCATTGTACAGGAAGAAGAAGAGCCTCGATATCTGGACGCCGTAACGATATCGGATGAACAGAAGCAATTTTTTAGAGATAGATTGATTGATGTATCGCAAGGAAACCAATTTATTTTTGCTGACAAGACGACTGGAGCAACTTACAAATTGTGCCAAAAATTACTTGAAAATACGTCACAGAATTTTCTCGAGGTTTCCAAGAGTCTGACTGCGGATTTTAAAAGTCGGCATAGTAAGAATACTTCTGACGGTGTTTTTATAACTGCTCTCGCTGAAATTGACGGGAAAAGAAACTTGATTTTTTTGGTCAAGTTGGATCATAAAAAGGTATATCGATACAAAGTAAAAGATGCAACTGCTCTATTGGAGGAAATCAAAAATACTTTTATCGAAGATAAATCTGCTGTCCAGAAAGTGGCTTTAATTGACGTCACAGACTATTATATCTGGGACGTATTAGCTTATGATAGAGCAAAACCGGGAAGCCTTACAGATTATTTCAAAAACTTCCTTTCGGTTAAACCAAGGGATACACCAAGTAAGTGGACAACGGACGCTATACAGCTTCCAAATCGCTGGGCAAGCGCCAACAGAGACATTTTGGATCCAGAGCAACAGCCGTATCACTATAAGGAACGTGCGATAACGTATTTATCGACATCAAGTATGTTTAGTACGGATGAATATATAGATTTTGTAGTAATTGATGAAGACGAAAATCGCCGAGAGATTCTTAAAGAATCGTTTAGAAGTTATATGATTGAAACTGGTTTACATGGACAAGAATTTCCTCCCAACAAAGGCTCAATTAACAGAAAAACAAAAAGGAACACTGTTAAGACATCTGAAGGTGTAACGCTTCAATGGACAGGCTCGGCAGAAGATGCTAATATCAATATTCCACAAAAATCAGAAGATGGATTATATCATATTGCCATTACGTCGCATAGTATAACCTATATGTGA
- a CDS encoding nuclease-related domain-containing protein: MHPLSIVFVCLAFATIGFILYRQRQNVQAIQTVTERHRGTSSERELVLQLLRMGFRNTAIFHDLYIRNRNGTYTQIDLVLATDVGILVFEVKEYSGWIFGTGTQRNWTQVMGYGRYKYPFL; this comes from the coding sequence ATGCATCCCCTATCAATTGTTTTTGTATGCCTCGCCTTCGCCACCATTGGCTTCATCCTCTACCGGCAACGCCAGAATGTACAAGCCATCCAAACGGTCACGGAGCGGCACCGCGGTACGTCCTCCGAGCGGGAATTGGTGCTGCAACTGCTGCGGATGGGTTTTCGTAACACCGCAATCTTCCATGACCTGTATATCCGGAACCGCAACGGAACCTATACCCAGATCGACCTGGTGCTGGCCACGGACGTAGGCATTCTCGTATTTGAGGTGAAGGAGTATAGCGGCTGGATCTTCGGAACGGGCACGCAACGAAACTGGACGCAGGTAATGGGCTACGGGCGGTATAAGTACCCGTTTTTATAA
- a CDS encoding amidohydrolase family protein, with the protein MKKYLTLCLLLLTLLQACKPDKTYDLVITHAQVLDVKTGKTTDDQTILILNGRIEAVVSRSDSYTAKETIDAKGKLVTPGFIDTHIHPTDVFGDYENAPTFLAKDSLVSLRKKLSDDYLPHGTTTVLTMGQPENWLTPLTEWQKTPDPNYVDFYVCGGALISKDNRVPYIGHTEVVTPEKARQKIIAYHNLGLQHLKLYFRLKEPEFSVCCKTADSLKMKVYGHIGDFNPAYLTMQHTLNVGLTNYEHIATIPNSIITTDADWEKLNKQFNANFGELNTEARMLEFFLEQFRFIDENKKPEMVTFINNLARKKGTFSTTIHRIYEQFEPTYFTTPKDTTLTTKQLKRCRENFAIMMKYTKTMQDKGIEIRLGSDMPNGGKVNISELLILSKYGFSVSEVVRIASYNGAKAMGIEHETGSVEQGKKANLILWEQNPFEDPRHFMGKMTIVKGGKIVKT; encoded by the coding sequence ATGAAAAAGTATCTAACCCTTTGCCTTTTATTGCTAACACTACTACAGGCTTGCAAACCAGATAAAACCTATGATTTGGTCATTACCCATGCACAGGTACTGGATGTAAAAACGGGAAAGACAACAGACGATCAGACGATACTCATCCTAAATGGACGAATTGAAGCTGTAGTTAGCCGTTCTGATTCCTACACTGCCAAAGAAACGATAGATGCCAAAGGAAAGCTGGTTACCCCTGGCTTTATTGACACCCATATTCATCCGACAGACGTGTTTGGAGACTATGAAAATGCGCCGACGTTTTTAGCGAAAGACAGCCTGGTTTCACTACGCAAAAAATTGTCGGACGACTATTTGCCACATGGAACCACGACAGTCCTGACCATGGGACAACCTGAAAATTGGCTTACACCGTTAACAGAATGGCAGAAGACGCCCGATCCAAACTACGTAGACTTCTATGTATGTGGTGGGGCATTGATCTCAAAAGACAACAGAGTTCCTTATATCGGGCACACGGAAGTCGTAACTCCCGAAAAAGCAAGACAAAAAATTATAGCGTATCACAACCTCGGATTACAACACCTGAAACTGTACTTCCGCCTGAAAGAGCCTGAATTTTCTGTTTGTTGCAAAACCGCAGACAGTCTGAAAATGAAAGTTTATGGACACATTGGCGATTTCAACCCAGCGTATTTAACCATGCAACATACGTTGAATGTCGGTTTAACTAATTACGAGCATATTGCTACCATTCCGAACAGCATTATAACAACCGATGCAGATTGGGAAAAATTGAATAAACAATTCAATGCAAATTTTGGCGAACTGAATACCGAGGCCAGGATGTTGGAATTTTTCCTGGAACAATTCAGATTTATTGACGAAAACAAAAAGCCTGAAATGGTGACTTTTATAAACAATCTCGCCAGGAAAAAAGGAACTTTTTCGACAACCATTCACCGTATTTACGAGCAATTTGAGCCGACCTATTTCACCACTCCCAAAGACACGACGTTAACTACAAAACAGCTCAAACGGTGTAGAGAAAATTTTGCGATTATGATGAAATACACAAAAACGATGCAAGATAAGGGAATTGAAATCCGATTGGGTTCCGACATGCCTAATGGTGGCAAAGTGAATATCTCAGAGCTCCTTATTCTCAGCAAGTATGGTTTTAGTGTTTCAGAGGTAGTTAGAATAGCAAGTTATAATGGCGCAAAAGCAATGGGGATAGAGCATGAAACGGGCTCGGTAGAACAAGGCAAAAAGGCCAACTTGATTTTATGGGAGCAAAATCCGTTTGAAGATCCCCGCCATTTCATGGGGAAAATGACCATAGTGAAAGGCGGGAAAATAGTGAAAACCTAG